A section of the Plutella xylostella chromosome 18, ilPluXylo3.1, whole genome shotgun sequence genome encodes:
- the LOC105380892 gene encoding uncharacterized protein LOC105380892 — MSSSSVVPCREVFDENSQPSAEEISDYAQQLGIDLEHESHLLPLARDGLMQALPPPWKAYYDEKIQAHYYYNEETKCTQWEHPLDRVYRELVRRSRDASVQDDTYVSVQELLTSEENTKHLSRVETRDSEEEALSTDSEEPEPRRRVLAVPWKIATKHLSRVETRDSEEEALSTDSEEPEPRRRVLAVAWKVATKHLSRVETRDSEEEALSTDSEEPEPRRRVLAGRPPLAPLSRTVDKKLSDTRISPLRRSVDSSFKAGTSREKVQVLERPKFFKQQSEIIDLKLLNHVLNSPEEESFNLFGKGERVLQMGLPLSGKGSLFLKGKKPDLPSPDTDKSLPLDSAKSDPPKGILREKIDVYHRRVESLSLGRRRQTISFEEDRKSVRFKLEHTTVEPTISPGSNSSSDHNDNQSSIISATPTNLSYPPHSNLSSNTTTNIPASSHPSNVPTSVPMISSKGPIVLAPIVSRPPLPPRPQGSVEVLSPREAVKSVPGDSLEGSTNTSPRRRVVRPPAADYIKQDLFQKNFHKIADLLRPGDVDLGRGGEGEEIGEKEARPRSPMIPQVNKISINLMESIESETSIDSPDREFANLDLNDMDDSKDLLPDKPNETKDKVSPKESQEKENSEINSLTHSSSQIKSPKPVEIPQINVPKFDFHVKPLLRSSESEDSKKTTPRDESRNNSRSESLDHKNIEPKVFSPTIKISPNPSITSEIRSPKFDAIERPPWSTFKPGLNKAVVSPQIKTSDSNTNINKGLSSPRLDGVIISQGKNLNRGTDNVVVMYQFEKAQEENSFSKPLKSPADVIERNKLDERRRLDLVLQKELEEIRVENAIRERKSRAELLEEMRENEERFREEKRMRLMEQAERHRRELEEALTEGEQKHQQILRQAELEREERRKREIERAERELQQKMTELRDEHARTLLEQQRELELDNERALSDLHNQLQAFFQQEKSRLAESHRAAVQRLRQQQENTLTELRHDYRAEVDRLRAQHACHLEEVRRRRDPSLEHKYSTLKQKYTRLKHDVKSSIERRNKRRELSLATGSETDKSSHKANTSLDRCKELNAQPVSSPTQVTGSAPAHNDNSAASDPRANNNPPDNCGLLTLLIYQTNTTSIPSTQSVISPESSNTEGRRRATVVFKEPPRRSREREKEREKQREKEREKENTNSIVTTDFQDSSDATTADEKPRDTANGPGRRRCFTRLKSASTSRLNYSPKRSDGWSSPLEALRQQLRKLDDLDDQFPDLGSQPPYSLRYPFGEFDGIAAADVAEIEFVRHRALIEREGMRRCRSALRRRRRLLRDTESRDTAELEIALHRARALLGERSLRLRHIERALRALPGAEPAQDSWSGSDSGSDGGRSRPRRDVTDVWTSKGPSEESSSCNAGPSTPRAASLTPHEPPKRQNSDSVAERARGLRAWLKTAP, encoded by the exons ATGAGTTCTTCATCAGTAGTGCCATGCCGAGAGGTTTTTGATGAAAACAGCCAACCATCAGCCGAGG AGATATCAGACTATGCGCAGCAGCTGGGCATAGACCTTGAGCATGAGAGCCACCTGCTGCCGCTCGCCCGTGATGGGCTCATGCAGGCCCTGCCTCCGCCGTGGAAAGCTTA TTACGACGAGAAGATCCAAGCCCACTACTACTACAACGAGGAGACGAAGTGCACTCAGTGGGAGCACCCGCTGGACCGCGTGTACCGCGAGCTCGTGCGGCGCTCCCGGGACGCTTCCGTGCAGGACGACACCTATGTGTCTGTGCAG GAGCTGCTCACATCGGAGGAGAACACCAAGCACCTGTCTCGCGTGGAGACCCGCGACAGTGAGGAGGAGGCTCTCAGCACTGACAGCGAGGAGCCCGAGCCGAGGCGACGGGTACTAGCAG TGCCGTGGAAGATAGCCACCAAGCACCTGTCCCGCGTGGAGACCCGCGACAGTGAAGAAGAAGCTCTCAGCACTGACAGCGAGGAGCCCGAGCCCAGACGACGCGTACTTGCAG TGGCGTGGAAGGTAGCTACCAAGCACCTGTCCCGCGTGGAGACCCGAGACAGTGAGGAGGAAGCTCTCAGCACTGACAGCGAGGAGCCCGAGCCGAGGCGACGGGTACTTGcag GTCGTCCACCACTAGCGCCTCTATCTCGAACAGTGGACAAAAAGCTATCCGACACTCGAATATCACCCTTACGTCGTAGCGTGGACAGTTCATTCAAGGCCGGCACTAGTCGAGAGAAAGTCCAGGTGTTAGAACGGCCTAAGTTCTTCAAACAACAGTCCGAGATCATAGACCTGAAGTTGTTGAATCATGTGCTGAATAGCCCTGAGGAAGAGAGTTTCAATCTGTTTGGAAAGGGGGAGAGGGTGCTACAAATGGGACTACCTTTGTCTG GTAAAGGCAGCCTATTCCTAAAAGGCAAGAAGCCCGACCTGCCCAGCCCCGACACAGACAAGAGCCTGCCCCTAGACTCGGCTAAGAGCGACCCTCCCAAGGGGATATTGAGAGAGAAGATCGATGTGTACCACCGGAGAGTGGAGAGCCTGTCGCTCGGTCGACGGCGGCAGACTATCAGCTTTGAAGAGGATAGGAAGAGTGTTAG ATTCAAACTAGAGCACACAACAGTGGAGCCAACCATCAGCCCCGGCTCCAACAGTTCCTCCGACCACAACGACAACCAAAGCTCAATCATAAGCGCCACACCCACCAACCTTTCTTACCCACCACACTCCAACCTTTCGTCCAACACTACAACCAACATCCCTGCTTCAAGCCATCCGTCCAATGTCCCAACTAGTGTGCCAATGATTTCGTCCAAAGGGCCAATAGTGTTGGCTCCGATAGTGTCTCGGCCGCCGCTGCCACCAAGACCTCAGGGCTCGGTGGAAGTGTTGAGTCCGAGGGAAGCAGTGAAGAGTGTGCCTGGAGACAGTTTGG AAGGTTCAACCAACACGTCCCCGCGTCGCCGCGTCGTGCGCCCCCCAGCAGCCGACTACATTAAGCAGGACCTCTTCCAGAAGAACTTCCACAAGATAGCGGATCTACTGAGACCTGGGGATGTCGACCTGGGGAGGGGAGGGGAGGGAGAAGAGATAGGGGAGAAAGAGGCTAGACCAAG ATCCCCAATGATACCGCAAGTAAACAAGATATCTATCAACCTGATGGAAAGCATCGAATCCGAAACTTCAATCGATTCTCCCGATAGAGAATTTGCCAATTTAGACCTTAACGACATGGATGACTCAAAGGATCTATTGCCTGATAAACCTAACGAAACCAAAGATAAAGTTAGCCCGAAAGAATCTCAAGAGAAAGAAAACTCAGAAATCAATTCACTCACGCACTCGTCTAGTCAAATAAAATCGCCAAAGCCAGTAGAAATACCGCAAATCAATGTGCCGAAATTCGACTTTCATGTCAAGCCACTACTAAGGTCTTCAGAATCAGAAGACTCAAAGAAAACCACACCGAGAGACGAATCTAGAAATAACTCCAGATCTGAAAGCCTAGACCACAAAAACATTGAACCAAAAGTTTTCAGTCCTACCATTAAAATATCACCTAACCCTAGCATAACTTCAGAAATTCGTTCACCAAAATTCGATGCCATAGAAAGACCTCCTTGGTCCACATTCAAACCCGGTTTAAACAAAGCTGTCGTGTCACCACAAATCAAAACTTCAGACTCTAATACTAACATAAACAAAGGGTTATCTAGTCCTAGGTTAGACGGAGTGATCATATCACAAGGGAAAAACCTGAATCGAGGCACAGACAACGTAGTAGTAATGTACCAATTTGAGAAAGCGCAAGAAGAAAATAGCTTCTCAAAACCGTTGAAGTCACCGGCAGATGTAATAGAACGTAATAAGTTAGATGAGAGACGAAGACTGGATCTAGTTTTGCAGAAAGAGTTAGAAGAGATAAGAGTAGAGAACGCTATTAGGGAGAGAAAGAGTCGGGCGGAGTTGCTCGAAGAGATGAGAGAGAATGAGGAGAGGTTTAGAGAGGAGAAGAGAATGAGACTGATGGAGCAAGCTGAGAGACATAGAAGAGAACTTGAAGAG GCCTTAACCGAAGGGGAACAAAAACACCAACAAATTTTACGCCAAGCCGAGTTAGAGAGAGAAGAGAGACGCAAGAGAGAGATAGAGAGAGCGGAGAGAGAACTGCAACAGAAGATGACAGAGTTGAGAGATGAACACGCGAGGACGCTGCTTGAGCAACAGAGAGAGTTGGAGCTGG ACAACGAACGCGCCCTATCCGACCTCCACAACCAGTTACAAGCGTTCTTCCAACAAGAGAAGTCCCGGCTAGCGGAGAGCCATCGCGCCGCCGTACAGAGACTCCGACAACAACAGGAGAACACTCTCACCGAGTTGCGACACGACTACAGGGCTGag GTGGACCGCCTCAGAGCGCAACACGCGTGTCACCTGGAAGAAGTTCGAAGACGCCGCGACCCCTCGCTGGAGCACAAGTACTCCACACTCAAGCAGAAGTACACCAGGCTGAAACATGATGTCAAG TCATCGATCGAGCGTCGCAACAAACGTCGAGAACTGAGTCTGGCCACCGGCTCCGAGACAGACAAGTCTTCACACAAGGCCAACACCTCGCTCGACAG ATGCAAAGAGCTAAACGCACAACCGGTGAGCTCGCCTACCCAGGTGACCGGCAGTGCGCCCGCACACAATGACAACTCCGCAGCCTCCGACCCGAGGGCTAATAATAATCCACCG GATAATTGTGGGCT CTTAACCCTCCTTATATACCAAACTAATACCACCTCTATTCCCTCCACACAGAGTGTAATATCCCCCGAGTCGTCCAACACGGAGGGCCGGCGGCGCGCCACGGTGGTGTTCAAGGAGCCCCCGCGAAGAAGCCGGGAGAGAGAGAAGGAGAGAGAGAAgcagagagagaaagagagagagaagGAGAATACTAATAGTATTG TGACGACTGACTTCCAAGACTCCTCTGACGCGACTACGGCCGATGAGAAACCAAGAGATACCGCTAATG GGCCGGGGCGCAGGCGTTGCTTCACGCGCCTCAAGTCCGCGTCCACGTCTCGCCTCAATTACTCGCCCAA ACGCAGCGACGGCTGGTCGAGTCCACTAGAGGCGCTGCGGCAACAACTCCGCAAACTGGATGATTTGGACGATCAGTTCCCGGACTTAGGCAGCCAGCCGCCGTATAGCTTGAGATACCCGTTTGGGGAGTTTG ACGGCATAGCCGCAGCGGACGTGGCGGAGATCGAGTTCGTTCGTCACCGCGCGCTCATAGAAAGGGAGGGCATGAGGCGCTGCCGGTCCgcgctgcgccgccgccgccgcctgctgAGAGACACg GAATCCCGCGACACGGCGGAGCTGGAGATCGCCCTACACCGCGCCCGAGCGCTACTCGGCGAGCGCTCGCTGCGGCTGCGGCACATCGAGCGAGCGCTGCGAGCGCTGCCCGGGGCTGAGCCCGCACAG GACAGTTGGAGTGGCTCGGACTCGGGCTCCGACGGTGGGCGCTCGCGGCCGCGGCGTGACGTCACCGACGTGTGGACCAGCAAAGGAC CGTCTGAAGAGTCGAGTTCATGCAACGCTGGCCCGAGcacgccgcgcgccgcctcgCTCACTCCT CACGAGCCGCCTAAACGTCAGAACTCGGACAGCGTTGCCGAAAGAGCCCGAGGACTGCGCGCGTGGCTTAAAACTGCACCCTAA